AGAAAATTGGGCTATGTTTTGGAAGATAATCAAGAATTGTCCATTCATTTTGATAAAAATAAGACAATAATTTTCTAATATCAGCATGTTGAATTTGTTCTTTTGTACTAGCTAAAATCTCCTCTAAATAAGATTTTGAAGTTGAATCTACAGTTTTTTCTATAAGATTTTCTATTTTTTTCTGTGCACTTTTATAATCTGCTTTAGTAAATATGATATCTGTAGCAGGATGAATATGCACATGTTCTACATTTTGAATAGAAATTTGATTTTCAGGATTAAATAGACGAATACCATCAACTTCATCACCAAAAAATTCAACCCGAAAAGGCATTTGACTAGAACGCTCAAAAATATCTAAAATATCACCACGAAGACTAAACTCCCCTTGTTTCAATACTTGTGATACTTGCTTATAACCTGAATTTAGCAATTGAGAAATCAAATCTTTCAACTCATATTCTTGCCCTATTTTTAAATCAATATAAGCTGAATTGAAATTAACAGGATTGGGTAAAAATAGTTGACTAGCTGCCACATTAACTATCAAAAATCCTGATTGTTGAGAATCTAATAAAAAATCTAGAGCTTCCAAACGAGAAAAAATCTTTTCTTGAGAAGAAAAAACAAACTCAGCTAACGGAGTATCATCTGCAAGAAATGTATAGACCCTCTCTTCTCCCACCAAGCCAATCAGATCACTAGAAAGTCTTTCTGCTTCACTATAAGTAGACGTTAAAATCAAAATTTTGTGATTCTCCTCTACACAAGAGGCCATTGTAATAGCCTTAGTTGAAGATGACAAACCCATTAATAACTGCCGAGTTGATTTATTTAGATTTCTTTGCCAATCAACTATTTGTTTATTTTGATTAAATAACTCAATAATATCCATCTTTTTATCCATTGTATTGTTGCATTGTTTGTTCAAAATTATTAGACTGTAAATAATAATTTACAGCACTGTCAACTTTGTCAAGTGTATTTAAAATTATAGCATAGTCTCCTTTTGAAAATTTTCCTAACACATGGTGAATAATGGTTATATTATTTTCTGGACGACCAATACCAATTTTAATTCGTTTAAATTCTTGGGTTCCTATATGTTTTATAATTGATTTGATGCCATTGTGACCACCAGCTGATCCTTTTGCTCTAAGTCGTATTTTTCCTACTTCCATATCTAAGTCATCATAGATAACCACTAAATCTTCAATATCTAGACCATAATAAGATAGAAGAGCATGAACAGCCTTTCCACTCTCATTCATAAAGGTCGTTGGTTTGACAAAATACACTTTCTCACCATTAAAAAATGTAGAAGCTATTTCTGCTTGAAAAATTTTA
This Streptococcus anginosus DNA region includes the following protein-coding sequences:
- the pth gene encoding aminoacyl-tRNA hydrolase — translated: MVKMIVGLGNPGEKYFETRHNVGFMLIDKMCKEQNLKFTTDKIFQAEIASTFFNGEKVYFVKPTTFMNESGKAVHALLSYYGLDIEDLVVIYDDLDMEVGKIRLRAKGSAGGHNGIKSIIKHIGTQEFKRIKIGIGRPENNITIIHHVLGKFSKGDYAIILNTLDKVDSAVNYYLQSNNFEQTMQQYNG